Part of the Desulfotignum phosphitoxidans DSM 13687 genome is shown below.
TCCCAATTCTGGTACACGTAGTCCCAATTTTTAAATAGGTTGCTACTTGACGTATCCGCCATTTTTTTCCTTTCTATCTGTATCCGAAAAGACCGACCCGTTTTTAAAATCTATCAAACGCCCCCCATGCTCTTTTATAATTTTTGAGTCATGGGTAATCGTGAGGCACAACCATCCTCTGGAGGCATATTCCGATATGATGGCAATACACTTTTCTGAGAGTGTCGGGTCCAGGGAGGCAGTAGGCTCGTCCGCCAGAAGAATTTGAGAGCTTGAATTGGTCTGAAGCTTCAGCAGGGCAAGAATCAGCGCCTGCCGTTCCCCCGGGCTTAATGTAAATACCTTTTTATCGAGTTTGTCGGCCAGTTCGGGTCGGTATGCGCCCATCACTTCGCTGAAAAAGTCATCATTCCCCCTGCACAATGCCGGCTTGAACCAACTTCTTGCAGAATTACGTCCCAATGCGATATCCATATTTTCACGAATGGTCCCGAGCGGTATCACCCCATGGGTGCTGTCCTGAAAAAGGCGGTATACGAATTTGGCCCTTTTATGGATGGAAAGATCAGTAATATCCCTTCCATCAACGAAAATCTTGCCATTTGTCGGAGCGATTCTGCCATCTATTAGATTAAGCAAGGTACTTTTTCCCGACCCGTTGTGACCCGATATGATGACATTTTCACCTGCGCAAAATTTCAGATCTACTCTTTTGAGGGCGCAGACTTCGTTAAAATCACCTTTGTTAAAAATCTTAGTTACTGAATATAGGTAGAGTTTTTCGTCCATTGATTACAACCGTTCCGGAATATTTATCTCTGTAATTTCCTTTTTACGGAATATGTAAAGCAATACCATGATCAGAACAGAAAGCAGTCTCACATCTGAGTTGAAAAATTGGAGTTGATCTGTAGGATCGGGAAACCCCCGGTAGATTTGCCATAGACTGTTTAGACCCCTTACCGCTCTTATAATTAAATAGTATAAAAAGGCCCCCACGAAAGGAGAGATTATGGTCGGCCAGATATCCGTTAAATCTTGGTGGAAGACCCGTATGACCTGTTCTCCGATGACCAGTGACACCAAGGCAACCAGAATCATTCCAAAGCCCATATTAATGGACGCAGAGCCCTCTTGGAACGCAACTAGACTGCCGGAAAAAGCAGCCAGTGCATTTGCAATGCCTAAGCCGAGAATAGCGTATCTCTTTTGATTTACGCCC
Proteins encoded:
- a CDS encoding ATP-binding cassette domain-containing protein; the protein is MDEKLYLYSVTKIFNKGDFNEVCALKRVDLKFCAGENVIISGHNGSGKSTLLNLIDGRIAPTNGKIFVDGRDITDLSIHKRAKFVYRLFQDSTHGVIPLGTIRENMDIALGRNSARSWFKPALCRGNDDFFSEVMGAYRPELADKLDKKVFTLSPGERQALILALLKLQTNSSSQILLADEPTASLDPTLSEKCIAIISEYASRGWLCLTITHDSKIIKEHGGRLIDFKNGSVFSDTDRKEKNGGYVK